A DNA window from Bradyrhizobium barranii subsp. barranii contains the following coding sequences:
- a CDS encoding RidA family protein: protein MQILQPAEWKKPRGFSHGVVAEGPGRWVVLAGQTGGDETGNYAPDMAAQVATALKRIIKLLGEAGAGPEHIVRLTWYLTSRSEYEAAGAGIGAAWKETLGRNFPPSTLLYIGGLVDERAKVEIEVTAFVPNA from the coding sequence ATGCAAATCTTGCAGCCGGCCGAATGGAAGAAACCGCGGGGCTTTTCTCACGGCGTGGTGGCCGAAGGGCCTGGCCGCTGGGTGGTGCTGGCCGGGCAGACCGGCGGCGACGAGACCGGCAATTACGCGCCTGACATGGCGGCGCAGGTCGCAACCGCGCTGAAGCGGATCATCAAGCTGCTGGGCGAGGCCGGAGCCGGTCCGGAGCACATCGTCCGCCTGACCTGGTACCTGACCAGCCGCAGCGAATATGAGGCGGCCGGGGCCGGCATCGGTGCCGCCTGGAAGGAAACGCTGGGGCGCAATTTTCCGCCCTCGACGCTGCTCTACATCGGCGGTCTCGTGGACGAGCGCGCCAAGGTCGAAATCGAGGTCACAGCGTTCGTGCCGAACGCATAA
- a CDS encoding DMT family transporter — protein sequence MTATPSKTMAALWMAGWLALMLVMAVAGRETTRELNVFQIMEVRSVIGFTLLLPIIYRAGGFKAVATKRLPQHLARNGVHYFAQLGWFYALTLIGIGQVVAIEFTMPIWTALLAATFLSERMTVWKIAAIALGIVGVVMIVRPATGEINPGQLIALGAAIGFSISMILAKSLTRTESALSILFWMIVVQMVVGLLPTLYVWTWPSTTLWGWLFVIGVCGTFSHYCLASALRYADATIVVPMDFLRVPLTATVGWLLYSERLDAWTVLGATLILCGNLLNLKPTAPVPARAQ from the coding sequence ATGACCGCGACACCGTCCAAAACGATGGCTGCACTGTGGATGGCCGGCTGGCTGGCGCTGATGCTGGTCATGGCGGTTGCCGGCCGCGAGACCACGCGCGAGCTGAACGTCTTCCAGATCATGGAAGTGCGCTCGGTGATCGGCTTCACGCTGCTGCTGCCGATCATCTACCGGGCCGGCGGTTTCAAAGCGGTCGCGACCAAACGTCTGCCCCAGCACCTCGCGCGCAACGGGGTCCATTATTTCGCGCAGCTCGGTTGGTTCTACGCACTGACGCTGATCGGGATCGGCCAGGTCGTCGCGATCGAATTCACCATGCCGATCTGGACTGCGCTGCTGGCCGCGACGTTCCTGTCCGAGCGCATGACCGTCTGGAAGATCGCCGCCATCGCGCTCGGTATCGTCGGCGTCGTCATGATCGTGCGGCCCGCCACCGGCGAAATCAATCCGGGCCAGTTGATCGCACTGGGGGCCGCGATCGGCTTCAGCATTTCCATGATCTTGGCGAAATCGCTGACCCGGACCGAGAGCGCATTGTCGATCCTGTTCTGGATGATCGTCGTGCAGATGGTCGTGGGCCTGCTGCCGACGCTCTACGTCTGGACCTGGCCGTCAACCACTCTCTGGGGGTGGCTCTTCGTCATCGGGGTCTGCGGCACATTCTCGCACTATTGCCTCGCCAGCGCGCTCCGCTACGCGGATGCAACCATCGTGGTGCCGATGGACTTCTTGCGGGTGCCGCTCACCGCGACTGTCGGATGGCTGCTGTATTCGGAGCGGCTCGACGCCTGGACCGTGCTCGGCGCGACGCTGATCCTGTGCGGCAATCTTCTGAACCTGAAGCCGACCGCCCCGGTTCCCGCCCGCGCGCAGTGA
- a CDS encoding caspase family protein — translation MRTLTLLASLMCMALSVSAAKADRRVAFVVGNGSYKNVAQLPNPPIDAKAMAATLRNVGFEVIEGSNLTRDQMTEKLLDFGRKAQGSDVAVFYYAGHGIAVSGSNYLLPVDADIKSEMDVKLGAAINIDLTLEQTMGDAKVKLVFLDACRDNPFAAKIKSNSATRSVNVQSGLAEMKSGEGTLIAFATGPGQTALDGQEGNNSPFTRALIDNITKPGVEIQQAMTSVRAQVNEETRKGQLPWGHTNLIGAVYLNPSQQTQVANAAPTASGIVPAAASSSDGVELEYWRSVKESNKPEELNAYLSAYPNGQFKALALARLAAIKSGPSTATRNLNSGIDPATFTDDSTQLTEDQIGLDKGQRRDVQRRLTGLGFDTKVTGAFTDETRAVLKRWQAARGYPSTGYLNKLQHKALLSEIVAAAPATASDDSAKPARRAAPAQAQSGAPVQHRNSGGGDAGAAFVGGVVGGMMGGMFRR, via the coding sequence ATGCGCACTCTCACCCTGCTCGCTTCGCTGATGTGCATGGCACTGTCGGTCAGTGCCGCGAAGGCCGACCGCCGTGTCGCCTTCGTCGTCGGCAACGGCTCCTACAAGAACGTCGCACAATTGCCGAACCCGCCGATCGACGCCAAGGCGATGGCGGCGACCCTGCGCAATGTCGGCTTCGAGGTGATCGAAGGATCCAACCTCACCCGCGACCAGATGACGGAGAAGCTCCTGGACTTCGGCCGCAAGGCGCAAGGCTCCGATGTCGCAGTGTTCTATTACGCCGGCCACGGCATCGCGGTCAGCGGCAGCAACTACCTTCTGCCTGTCGACGCCGACATCAAGTCGGAGATGGACGTCAAGCTCGGCGCAGCCATCAATATCGACCTGACGCTCGAGCAGACCATGGGCGACGCCAAGGTCAAGCTGGTCTTCCTCGACGCCTGCCGCGACAATCCGTTCGCCGCCAAGATCAAGTCGAACTCGGCAACGCGCAGCGTCAACGTGCAGAGCGGTCTTGCCGAGATGAAGTCGGGCGAAGGCACGCTGATCGCGTTCGCCACCGGCCCGGGCCAGACCGCGCTCGACGGCCAGGAGGGCAACAACAGCCCGTTCACCCGCGCGCTGATCGACAACATCACCAAGCCCGGCGTCGAGATCCAGCAGGCGATGACCTCGGTGCGTGCCCAGGTCAACGAAGAGACCCGCAAGGGCCAGCTTCCCTGGGGCCACACCAACCTGATCGGCGCGGTCTATCTCAACCCGTCGCAGCAGACGCAGGTTGCCAACGCAGCCCCGACCGCTTCCGGAATCGTGCCGGCGGCAGCGAGCAGCTCCGACGGAGTCGAGCTCGAGTACTGGCGCTCGGTCAAGGAATCCAACAAGCCGGAAGAGCTCAACGCCTATCTCTCGGCCTATCCGAACGGCCAGTTCAAGGCGCTGGCGCTGGCGCGGCTTGCGGCGATCAAGAGCGGCCCGTCCACGGCGACCCGCAATCTGAACTCCGGGATCGATCCCGCCACCTTCACCGACGACTCCACCCAGCTCACCGAGGACCAGATCGGCCTCGACAAGGGCCAGCGCCGCGACGTGCAGCGCCGCCTGACCGGGCTCGGCTTCGACACCAAGGTCACCGGTGCCTTCACCGACGAGACGCGCGCGGTGCTGAAGCGCTGGCAGGCCGCCCGCGGCTACCCGTCGACGGGCTACCTCAACAAGCTCCAGCACAAGGCCCTGCTGTCCGAGATCGTGGCGGCCGCGCCGGCCACCGCGAGCGACGACAGCGCGAAGCCGGCCCGGCGTGCTGCCCCGGCCCAGGCCCAGAGCGGCGCACCGGTTCAGCATCGCAACAGCGGCGGCGGCGATGCCGGCGCGGCCTTCGTCGGCGGTGTCGTCGGCGGCATGATGGGCGGCATGTTCCGCCGCTGA
- a CDS encoding LysR family transcriptional regulator, whose amino-acid sequence MLQASRQFGMTQSAVSQAVRRAEASIGVAFFNRSRRPLTLTRAGRILAGRVRDLNRDFDTLLSALRDAAKLPERVDLRLGLIDSYAATVGAHLVKELMTGEVALSLSVWSGLAHSHAEALVHRTIDAAITCDAMDDLYDIERFPFYREPNLLVVPRGLEAEFADLDLREILTRHRLVRYSERSYAGAQVERHLSRLGIRPPRAFEFDTSDSLVAMVATGMGVAITTPLCLLQGLAHAGQVSALPLPGPGFFRELLLVTRRGDLSSLAPRIAEMARTSITMQAMPRIRTLVPWFTQDY is encoded by the coding sequence ATGCTTCAGGCGTCCCGTCAGTTCGGGATGACGCAATCCGCGGTTTCTCAGGCTGTGCGGCGGGCCGAGGCCTCGATCGGCGTCGCGTTCTTCAACCGTAGCCGGAGGCCGCTTACACTGACGCGGGCGGGCCGCATCCTTGCTGGCCGTGTTCGCGATCTGAATCGCGACTTTGACACGTTACTCAGCGCGCTCCGGGACGCAGCGAAACTGCCTGAGCGTGTCGATCTGAGGCTCGGCCTCATCGACTCCTATGCCGCCACGGTCGGCGCACACCTCGTCAAGGAGCTCATGACGGGCGAGGTCGCACTGAGCCTGTCCGTTTGGTCGGGCCTTGCTCACTCGCATGCCGAGGCGCTGGTCCACCGAACGATCGACGCGGCGATCACATGCGATGCGATGGATGACCTGTATGATATCGAGCGCTTCCCGTTTTACCGCGAGCCAAATCTGCTGGTGGTGCCGCGCGGATTGGAAGCCGAATTTGCTGACCTTGATTTGCGGGAGATCCTGACCCGGCATCGCCTGGTCCGGTACAGCGAACGCTCCTATGCAGGCGCTCAGGTCGAGCGCCACCTGAGCCGTTTGGGCATTCGCCCACCGCGGGCCTTTGAGTTTGACACCTCGGACAGCCTGGTCGCCATGGTCGCCACCGGGATGGGCGTGGCGATCACCACGCCGCTGTGTCTGTTGCAGGGGCTCGCTCACGCTGGTCAAGTCAGCGCTCTTCCTCTGCCGGGCCCCGGATTTTTTCGTGAGCTGCTTCTGGTGACCCGCCGTGGCGATCTCTCATCACTGGCGCCACGCATCGCGGAGATGGCTCGGACGAGCATTACGATGCAGGCGATGCCGCGGATCCGGACGCTCGTGCCTTGGTTCACCCAAGATTACTAG
- the solA gene encoding N-methyl-L-tryptophan oxidase: MSEQVDILVIGLGAMGSAALYQLAKRGVKAVGLDRFAPPHTMGSSHGETRITRQAVGEGRDYVPLVLDTHRIWRELEAETSAELLNPCGLVVMAPGVGETSHHGKPDFVARSIGAARDFGIAHEVIDGREVAHRFPQFLNLQGNEKAYYEPGGGYVFPERCIKAQLTRAEQLGATIRTGVEVLSIAQRGSAVRVETSSGTFEADQVVVSAGGWNAHLLGAPFDRVLTVKRQVLHWYELEDTSAYRADAPVFIWMHGATDVDYLYGFPPLPRDRRLKVATEQYEINTTADAIDRTVDPAESAEMYRKHVAGRLAGATPRVAQAAACIYTVTPDRGFIIDRHPDQDRICVVSACSGHGFKHSAGIGNVVAGMVTDGRSAIDLSPFSISRFS, translated from the coding sequence ATGAGCGAGCAAGTGGATATTCTGGTGATCGGCCTCGGTGCCATGGGCAGCGCGGCCCTCTATCAACTGGCCAAGCGAGGGGTAAAGGCGGTTGGCCTCGATCGCTTTGCCCCGCCCCACACGATGGGATCCAGCCACGGCGAAACCCGCATCACCCGGCAGGCGGTCGGCGAAGGCCGCGATTACGTACCTCTGGTGCTGGATACCCACCGGATCTGGCGTGAGCTCGAAGCCGAGACGTCTGCCGAGCTGCTGAACCCATGCGGCCTCGTCGTCATGGCGCCCGGTGTCGGCGAGACGTCGCACCACGGCAAGCCGGATTTCGTCGCGCGCTCGATTGGGGCCGCGCGTGACTTCGGCATCGCGCATGAAGTGATCGACGGGCGAGAGGTGGCCCATCGCTTCCCGCAGTTCCTGAATCTCCAGGGCAACGAGAAGGCCTATTACGAACCCGGCGGAGGGTACGTTTTTCCGGAGCGCTGCATCAAGGCGCAGCTGACGCGCGCGGAGCAGCTCGGTGCAACGATCCGCACAGGAGTCGAGGTTCTCTCGATCGCGCAGCGCGGCTCCGCCGTTCGGGTGGAAACGTCCTCAGGCACATTCGAGGCCGACCAGGTGGTGGTGTCGGCCGGCGGCTGGAATGCCCACCTGCTCGGCGCGCCGTTTGACCGCGTGCTTACGGTGAAGCGGCAGGTGCTGCATTGGTACGAGCTCGAGGATACCAGCGCGTACCGCGCCGACGCCCCTGTGTTCATCTGGATGCACGGCGCGACGGATGTCGACTACCTCTACGGCTTCCCGCCGCTGCCTCGCGATCGTCGTCTCAAGGTCGCGACCGAGCAGTACGAGATCAACACGACGGCCGACGCCATCGACCGCACCGTCGATCCCGCGGAATCGGCTGAAATGTACCGGAAGCACGTCGCGGGGCGGCTCGCCGGCGCCACGCCGCGCGTCGCGCAGGCGGCTGCCTGCATCTACACGGTGACGCCCGATCGGGGCTTCATCATCGACCGCCATCCCGACCAGGACCGGATTTGTGTCGTCTCGGCGTGCTCGGGCCACGGCTTCAAGCACTCGGCAGGTATCGGCAACGTCGTGGCCGGAATGGTAACCGACGGTCGAAGCGCGATCGACCTCAGCCCATTCTCCATCTCCCGTTTTTCGTGA
- a CDS encoding transporter substrate-binding domain-containing protein, translating into MRDIVRSMMTGIAALLMLGSAQAADGVDAIKQRGTLNVGVKADYKPFGFRDPTGNVVGIEPDLAADIAKRLGVKLELVPVAASNRIEFLQQGKVDLLIATMSDRPERRRVVQAIEPLYYSDDVNILLNKKSGIKDWAELKGKPVCATSGAWYNKDVAKSYGPEIVAFDGSEKPLFAMKQGNCIGYVYDQTFLQGKLLEDEWKADYDLPLKGILPSPWMIAVALDNASLQKLLEDTTKDWMKTGFIVAAEKKWGITPTEYSLLMHEQYKDK; encoded by the coding sequence ATGAGAGACATTGTCCGTTCCATGATGACAGGCATCGCGGCGCTGCTGATGCTTGGCAGCGCCCAAGCCGCCGATGGCGTCGATGCCATCAAGCAGCGCGGCACGTTGAATGTCGGCGTCAAGGCTGACTACAAGCCCTTCGGCTTCCGCGATCCCACGGGAAACGTGGTCGGCATCGAGCCGGATCTCGCCGCAGACATTGCCAAGCGCCTCGGCGTCAAACTCGAACTCGTTCCGGTCGCGGCCTCCAACAGGATCGAATTTCTTCAGCAGGGAAAGGTCGACCTGCTGATAGCGACCATGTCGGACAGGCCGGAGCGCCGTCGCGTGGTTCAAGCCATCGAGCCGCTGTACTATTCGGACGATGTGAACATCCTTCTCAACAAGAAGTCCGGCATCAAGGACTGGGCCGAGCTCAAGGGAAAACCCGTCTGTGCAACGTCGGGGGCCTGGTACAACAAGGACGTTGCCAAATCCTACGGCCCCGAAATCGTTGCGTTTGACGGCTCGGAGAAGCCTCTGTTCGCCATGAAGCAGGGCAACTGCATCGGCTATGTCTACGATCAGACCTTCCTGCAGGGCAAGCTGCTCGAGGACGAGTGGAAGGCGGACTACGACTTGCCCCTGAAAGGTATTTTGCCATCGCCATGGATGATCGCTGTCGCGCTCGATAATGCCAGCCTTCAGAAGCTGCTCGAAGATACGACAAAGGACTGGATGAAGACCGGCTTCATCGTGGCAGCGGAAAAGAAGTGGGGCATTACGCCGACCGAGTATTCGCTGCTCATGCACGAGCAATACAAGGACAAATAG
- a CDS encoding amino acid ABC transporter permease, with the protein MHEIGDWFQRLYETTGLNFSVFYDAYDWDRYFGGLKMTLLLSVTTILLSLVIGAVGALLQGSPSMLLRLPVNAFVVVFRNTPPLVQIFFFYFGLGTMLPAVEAAGMRVPLLSNVQWAIISLSLFAGAFNVEIFRSGIEAVPRTTLEAAEALGYTRLKAYVHIVLPLAIRVCLPALNNNLVNLLKTTTLAYAIAVPETLYAVKQIWSESQNVFEMMVVLLATYGILVGVLVWLMHRWERAMRIPGYAR; encoded by the coding sequence ATGCACGAAATCGGCGACTGGTTTCAACGGCTCTACGAAACGACGGGGCTGAATTTCTCCGTATTCTACGATGCCTACGATTGGGACCGCTATTTCGGCGGGCTCAAGATGACGTTGCTTCTGAGCGTCACGACCATCCTGCTGAGCCTCGTCATCGGCGCGGTCGGCGCCTTGCTGCAAGGCAGTCCGTCCATGCTGCTGCGGTTGCCCGTCAATGCTTTCGTGGTGGTGTTCCGCAACACGCCGCCGCTGGTCCAGATCTTCTTTTTCTATTTCGGCCTCGGCACCATGCTCCCAGCCGTCGAGGCGGCAGGCATGCGCGTTCCGCTGCTGAGCAACGTCCAATGGGCCATCATTTCGCTGTCGCTGTTCGCGGGCGCCTTCAACGTCGAAATCTTCCGCTCCGGCATCGAGGCGGTGCCGAGGACGACGCTGGAAGCCGCGGAGGCGCTCGGATACACGCGCCTCAAGGCTTACGTCCATATCGTCCTTCCGCTGGCCATTCGCGTCTGCCTTCCCGCACTGAACAACAACCTCGTCAACCTGCTCAAGACGACCACCCTCGCCTACGCGATCGCCGTTCCCGAGACGCTGTATGCGGTCAAGCAGATCTGGTCGGAATCGCAGAACGTCTTCGAAATGATGGTCGTATTGCTGGCGACCTACGGCATCCTTGTCGGCGTCCTCGTCTGGCTGATGCATCGCTGGGAGCGGGCGATGCGCATCCCGGGATATGCCCGATGA
- a CDS encoding amino acid ABC transporter permease produces MRGARPEHRLAVLLPYRPVPTRMSIRIGPLAAAILCFCAIMAASTAWAQTGPAMLSPLQVIVKWSPLLLRGFAFNILISLLAMLLGTIAGLGLGLGLLSEFRPLAAVSWLLTQFFRNAPWLVLLFFVMFLMPFQVTLFKTTIPLPDWIKATVGFALPVMANVAEVVRGAVRSIPSTQWEAAESLSFTRRQTMWLIMLPQCIKRMLPPWMNVYALVAMSTVLASIVGVSEMLTLTAQVHAAEGGRPELFAPLYGFALLCFFLYCYPINLWTARLERRFRIR; encoded by the coding sequence ATGAGAGGCGCCCGGCCCGAGCACAGGCTTGCCGTCCTTCTGCCGTATCGTCCCGTGCCGACCCGGATGTCCATTCGGATCGGCCCGCTGGCCGCCGCGATCCTCTGTTTCTGCGCCATCATGGCCGCATCCACCGCGTGGGCGCAGACCGGCCCGGCGATGCTGTCCCCGCTGCAAGTCATTGTGAAGTGGTCGCCGCTGCTGCTGCGCGGGTTCGCCTTCAACATCCTGATCTCCCTGCTGGCCATGCTGCTGGGGACCATTGCCGGGCTTGGCCTGGGTCTGGGGTTGTTGTCGGAGTTTCGACCGCTCGCCGCCGTCAGCTGGCTCCTGACTCAATTCTTCCGCAACGCGCCCTGGCTGGTGCTGCTGTTCTTCGTCATGTTTCTGATGCCCTTCCAGGTCACCCTCTTCAAGACGACCATCCCCTTGCCGGATTGGATCAAGGCGACGGTGGGCTTCGCATTGCCGGTCATGGCGAACGTCGCCGAGGTCGTGCGCGGTGCCGTCCGCTCCATTCCGTCGACGCAATGGGAGGCGGCGGAATCGCTCTCGTTCACGCGGCGCCAGACGATGTGGCTGATCATGCTGCCACAGTGCATCAAGCGCATGCTGCCGCCTTGGATGAACGTCTATGCGCTGGTCGCGATGTCGACGGTGCTGGCATCGATCGTCGGTGTTTCGGAAATGCTCACCCTGACGGCGCAGGTGCATGCCGCCGAAGGCGGCAGGCCGGAGCTGTTCGCGCCGCTCTACGGTTTCGCGCTGCTGTGTTTCTTTCTCTACTGTTATCCGATCAACCTCTGGACCGCTCGTCTCGAGCGTCGGTTCCGCATACGCTGA
- a CDS encoding amino acid ABC transporter ATP-binding protein — translation MATSWTPDQPIVQCVDVRKSFGALEVLKGISLSVKKSEVICIIGPSGSGKSTLIRCINALQPITSGSIQIEGIEVSDPRLDKLALRRKVGMVFQQYNLLPHKTALQNVMMAPIHVLGQKRAEVEARARALLAKVRLAGKEDTYPGELSGGQQQRVAIARSLAMRPDIMLFDEVTAALDPETVKEVLVTIRELAEDGMTCLLVTHEMNFAREVADHVYFTDRGVIVEHGPPEALFTAAKDERTQRFLSQVL, via the coding sequence ATGGCCACGAGCTGGACTCCGGATCAGCCCATCGTCCAATGCGTCGACGTCAGAAAGTCGTTCGGAGCTCTCGAGGTTCTGAAAGGCATCAGCCTGTCGGTCAAAAAGAGCGAGGTGATCTGTATCATCGGCCCGTCCGGATCAGGCAAATCCACGCTGATCCGCTGCATCAATGCGCTGCAGCCGATCACGTCCGGCAGCATTCAGATCGAAGGCATCGAGGTGTCCGATCCCAGGCTCGACAAGCTGGCGCTGCGCCGCAAGGTCGGGATGGTGTTTCAGCAATACAATCTCCTCCCGCACAAGACCGCGCTCCAGAACGTGATGATGGCGCCGATCCATGTTCTCGGCCAGAAACGTGCCGAGGTCGAAGCGCGCGCCCGGGCGCTGCTTGCCAAGGTTCGGCTCGCGGGGAAGGAGGATACCTATCCCGGCGAGCTCTCCGGCGGACAGCAGCAGCGCGTGGCTATCGCCCGCTCGCTGGCGATGCGACCGGACATCATGTTGTTCGACGAAGTTACGGCCGCCCTCGATCCCGAAACGGTCAAGGAGGTCCTGGTCACCATCCGGGAGCTTGCCGAGGATGGCATGACATGCCTCCTCGTCACCCATGAAATGAACTTCGCGCGTGAGGTCGCCGATCACGTCTACTTCACCGACCGCGGTGTGATCGTCGAGCACGGGCCGCCGGAAGCCTTGTTTACGGCGGCCAAGGACGAGCGAACGCAGCGGTTTCTGTCGCAGGTCCTCTGA
- a CDS encoding BrnA antitoxin family protein — MTDQPRRPRTLGDARSEAEAAFKKVTAKVAVAPPKPNVAPGIKEQVTLRIDQDVLEFFQQGGPGWQERINEALRKAAGK; from the coding sequence ATGACGGATCAACCGAGGCGGCCGCGCACGCTTGGCGATGCGCGGTCGGAGGCCGAGGCGGCGTTCAAGAAGGTGACCGCCAAGGTCGCCGTGGCGCCACCGAAGCCGAACGTGGCGCCGGGAATCAAGGAGCAGGTCACGCTGCGCATCGACCAGGACGTGCTGGAGTTCTTCCAGCAGGGCGGTCCCGGCTGGCAGGAGCGCATCAACGAGGCGCTGCGCAAGGCGGCGGGGAAGTAG
- the cysK gene encoding cysteine synthase A produces the protein MDASSNTGAAHQPGRGRIYSSIVEAFGDTPIVRLQRLPGMHGVNATILAKLEYFNPAASVKDRIGAAMIIAMEKAGIVKPDTVLIEPTSGNTGIALAFVAASRGYRLKLVMPESMSIERRKMLAFLGAELVLTPAAQGMKGAIATAEELLKTTANSVMPQQFKNLANPEVHRRTTAEEIWNDTGGNVDIFVAGVGTGGTITGVGQVLKPRKPSLRVVAVEPEESPVLSGGQHTPHKIQGIGAGFVPDILDRSVIDEIVKINSTTAIETTRALARHEGIPGGISSGAAIAAALEIGKRPEAAGKTILAIVPSFSERYLSTALFEGI, from the coding sequence ATGGACGCATCGTCCAACACGGGTGCAGCGCACCAGCCCGGCCGAGGCCGGATCTACTCTTCGATCGTCGAGGCCTTTGGCGACACGCCGATCGTGCGCTTGCAGCGGCTGCCGGGCATGCACGGCGTCAACGCGACGATTTTGGCAAAACTTGAATATTTCAATCCCGCCGCGAGCGTGAAGGATCGCATCGGCGCGGCCATGATCATCGCGATGGAGAAGGCCGGCATCGTCAAGCCTGACACCGTGCTGATCGAGCCGACCTCGGGCAACACCGGCATCGCGCTCGCCTTCGTCGCGGCCTCGCGTGGTTACCGGCTCAAGCTGGTGATGCCGGAATCGATGTCGATCGAGCGGCGCAAGATGCTGGCCTTTCTCGGCGCAGAGCTGGTGCTGACGCCGGCAGCGCAGGGCATGAAGGGCGCGATCGCGACCGCCGAGGAGCTCCTGAAGACGACGGCGAATTCGGTCATGCCGCAGCAGTTCAAGAACCTCGCCAATCCCGAGGTGCACCGCCGTACCACCGCCGAGGAGATCTGGAACGACACCGGCGGCAACGTCGATATCTTCGTCGCCGGCGTCGGCACCGGCGGTACCATCACCGGCGTCGGCCAGGTGCTCAAGCCACGCAAGCCGTCCTTGCGGGTCGTGGCGGTCGAGCCGGAGGAAAGCCCGGTGCTCTCAGGCGGTCAGCACACGCCGCACAAGATCCAGGGCATCGGCGCCGGCTTCGTGCCCGACATCCTCGACCGCTCGGTGATTGACGAGATCGTGAAGATCAACTCGACGACCGCGATCGAGACCACCCGGGCGCTGGCGCGGCATGAGGGCATTCCCGGCGGCATCTCCTCGGGCGCGGCGATCGCAGCTGCGCTGGAGATCGGCAAGCGGCCGGAAGCTGCGGGAAAAACCATTCTGGCTATAGTGCCGTCCTTCTCCGAGCGGTATCTTTCGACGGCTCTGTTTGAGGGAATCTAG
- the tgt gene encoding tRNA guanosine(34) transglycosylase Tgt: MNLPDTGLPNHFELLATDGAARTGRLTTPHGVVRTPAFMPVGTAGAMKGMHWREVREAGADIVLGNTYHLMLRPGAERISALGGLQRFTGWNGPMLTDSGGFQVMSLSDLRKVTENAVTFRSHIDGAKVELSPERSIEVQRFLGSDIAMQMDECVRLPAERDDVERAMRLSLRWAERSKRAFESAPDGYMLFGIVQGGDVPQLRHASAEGLVAIGFHGYAIGGLAVGEPQAVMLAMIDETAPMLPRERPRYLMGVGTPDDILEAVKRGIDMFDCVMPTRNGRHGVAFTRFGQVNLRNARHADDPRPLDEASSWPSARNYARAYLHHLVKAGETLGAMLLSEINIAYYQFLMQGIRNAIAHGTFDEFYQRTRQDWARGDIAPR, from the coding sequence ATGAATCTTCCTGACACCGGTCTACCCAACCACTTCGAGCTGCTCGCCACCGATGGCGCAGCGCGCACCGGGCGCCTGACCACGCCGCATGGCGTGGTGCGGACGCCGGCCTTCATGCCGGTCGGAACCGCCGGCGCCATGAAGGGCATGCACTGGCGTGAGGTGCGCGAGGCCGGCGCCGACATCGTGCTCGGCAACACCTATCATCTGATGCTGCGTCCCGGCGCCGAGCGGATCTCGGCGCTCGGCGGCCTGCAGCGGTTCACCGGCTGGAACGGGCCGATGCTGACGGATTCCGGCGGATTCCAGGTGATGTCGCTGTCGGACCTGCGCAAGGTCACCGAGAACGCCGTCACATTCCGTTCGCATATCGACGGCGCCAAGGTCGAGCTGTCACCGGAGCGCTCGATCGAGGTGCAGCGCTTCCTAGGCTCCGACATCGCCATGCAGATGGACGAATGTGTGCGGCTGCCGGCCGAGCGGGACGACGTCGAACGGGCGATGCGGCTGTCGCTGCGCTGGGCCGAGCGAAGCAAGCGCGCATTCGAGAGTGCGCCCGACGGTTACATGCTGTTCGGCATCGTGCAGGGCGGCGACGTGCCGCAGCTTCGTCACGCCAGCGCCGAAGGCCTCGTCGCAATCGGCTTCCACGGCTATGCGATCGGCGGACTTGCCGTCGGCGAGCCGCAGGCGGTGATGCTGGCGATGATCGACGAGACCGCACCGATGCTGCCGAGAGAGCGGCCGCGCTACCTGATGGGCGTCGGCACGCCCGACGACATCCTCGAAGCGGTCAAGCGCGGCATCGACATGTTCGATTGCGTGATGCCGACGCGCAATGGCCGTCATGGCGTTGCCTTCACGCGCTTCGGCCAGGTCAATTTGCGCAACGCGCGCCACGCCGACGATCCGCGTCCGCTCGACGAAGCGAGTTCCTGGCCGTCGGCGCGCAACTACGCGCGCGCCTACCTGCATCATCTCGTCAAGGCGGGCGAGACGCTGGGCGCCATGCTGCTCTCCGAGATCAATATAGCCTACTACCAGTTCCTGATGCAGGGCATCAGGAACGCGATCGCACACGGGACGTTCGACGAGTTCTACCAGCGTACGCGCCAGGACTGGGCGAGGGGCGACATCGCCCCGCGCTAG